One Sediminicola sp. YIK13 DNA segment encodes these proteins:
- the mrdA gene encoding penicillin-binding protein 2, whose product MNKFLLSAFIIIIGITFIGRLSYLQVFNNVGEKVSEDVAVKAIYDYPERGYIYDRNGELLVANQPAYDVMVIPKDVKPLDTLEFCILLGLEKEQFIKNLNKAKIYSPRLPSVLVHQLSKEDYARLQEKMRKYDGFYIQKRSLRYYATNSGANVLGYISEVNERDLANNPYYKQGELLGKTGIEKEYENILRGKKGVKYIQKDRFNRDIGPYKNGALDTLPEQGKEIHVTLDKKLQEYGELLMQGKHGGIVAIEPNSGEILALISGPTYDPALLVGRERSKNYTKLYYDSISKPTYDRSLLAETSPGSPFKILNALVALQEGAITPDTKIMCYHGFYVGSTKRGCHCGGGMRDMTSGIYNSCNAYFAGTFRKIYEQFPTTDAGMDVWEKHMKSFGLGDFLGYDLPTGKRGRIPSKEYYDKWYGDNRWSSSYIISNSIGQGEVSATPIQLANMTAAIANKGFYYTPHVLKKIDHEDISIPEFIKAKHTTIDKKYFDPVINGMAMVYKQGTASRLQIPDIEIAGKTGTVENFTRIDGVKTQLTDHSVFIAFAPVENPKIAIAVYIEHGYFGSRYAGHIASLLIEKYLKGEITRTDLEKRMLEKNLEAEYAKPHSGQPFIINERVW is encoded by the coding sequence ATGAATAAGTTTCTTCTTTCCGCCTTCATTATCATCATAGGAATCACCTTTATAGGTAGGCTTTCCTACTTACAGGTATTTAATAATGTTGGGGAAAAAGTATCTGAGGATGTAGCGGTTAAAGCCATTTATGATTACCCAGAGAGGGGCTATATCTATGATAGAAACGGGGAGCTTCTTGTAGCCAATCAGCCGGCATATGATGTCATGGTCATTCCCAAGGATGTAAAACCCCTGGACACGTTGGAATTCTGCATCCTTTTAGGTCTGGAAAAAGAGCAATTCATTAAAAATTTAAATAAAGCCAAAATATACTCCCCTAGACTTCCCTCCGTTCTAGTGCATCAATTATCCAAGGAGGATTATGCCCGTCTCCAAGAAAAAATGAGGAAATACGATGGTTTTTATATTCAAAAGAGATCATTGCGATATTATGCCACCAATAGTGGCGCCAACGTATTGGGATATATCAGCGAGGTTAATGAAAGAGACCTGGCGAACAACCCTTATTACAAACAAGGGGAGTTACTTGGAAAAACGGGAATAGAAAAGGAATATGAAAACATCTTAAGAGGTAAGAAAGGTGTGAAATACATTCAAAAAGACCGTTTTAACAGGGATATTGGCCCCTATAAAAATGGGGCGTTGGACACCTTACCTGAACAGGGAAAGGAAATACATGTCACCTTAGACAAGAAACTACAGGAATACGGCGAGCTTTTAATGCAAGGAAAGCATGGTGGTATAGTAGCCATTGAACCTAATTCAGGAGAGATTTTGGCACTCATCTCCGGCCCTACCTATGACCCAGCTTTATTGGTAGGAAGAGAGCGATCTAAAAATTACACGAAACTGTATTACGATTCCATTTCCAAACCAACCTATGATAGAAGCCTTTTGGCTGAAACGTCACCAGGTTCTCCATTTAAAATCCTGAACGCCCTTGTTGCCCTGCAGGAAGGAGCTATCACCCCGGACACCAAAATTATGTGCTATCACGGTTTTTATGTAGGTAGTACAAAAAGAGGATGTCACTGTGGAGGAGGCATGAGAGATATGACCTCTGGCATATACAATTCCTGTAATGCTTATTTTGCGGGCACATTTAGGAAAATTTACGAACAATTTCCAACCACGGATGCAGGTATGGATGTTTGGGAAAAACACATGAAGAGTTTTGGATTGGGTGATTTTCTCGGATATGATCTTCCAACGGGCAAAAGAGGTAGAATTCCCAGCAAAGAGTACTATGATAAGTGGTATGGAGATAATCGGTGGTCTTCTTCTTATATAATTTCCAATTCCATTGGACAGGGTGAAGTTTCTGCAACCCCAATTCAATTGGCCAATATGACGGCCGCAATTGCGAATAAGGGCTTTTACTATACTCCCCACGTGCTTAAGAAAATTGACCATGAAGATATTAGTATCCCAGAATTTATAAAAGCAAAGCACACTACAATAGACAAAAAATACTTTGATCCGGTTATTAACGGAATGGCCATGGTTTACAAGCAGGGGACAGCGAGCAGGTTACAAATACCTGATATCGAAATTGCAGGTAAAACTGGAACTGTAGAGAATTTCACTAGAATCGACGGTGTAAAAACCCAACTTACGGACCATTCTGTCTTTATCGCGTTTGCCCCAGTGGAAAACCCAAAAATTGCCATAGCCGTATATATTGAACACGGATATTTTGGCTCTAGATATGCCGGACATATTGCTTCCCTTTTAATTGAAAAATACCTCAAGGGTGAAATTACAAGAACAGATTTAGAAAAGAGAATGTTAGAGAAAAATTTGGAAGCAGAATATGCCAAACCGCATAGCGGCCAACCCTTTATAATCAACGAGCGTGTCTGGTAA
- the mreC gene encoding rod shape-determining protein MreC codes for MQQIIRFIIRYKISLLYVLLLTVAFTLTVQSHSYHKSRFFNSANSFTGGIYQTTNNFTSYFGLGTENQKLLEENKRLKSILFNLKVPETIELDTSKTTYVVTSARVIKNSFANPRNYITINKGKADGLKQDMGVITSNGILGIIESTSEHFAIVQSILNTKSNINAKIKNTDRFGSLVWNTKKFNVVQLVDIPRLVPLKIGDTIVTGASSSIFPENIPIGTIKSFDLTTSKSYYSIDVDLFNDMTNIKNVYIINNIDRPELLQLESEIENGQ; via the coding sequence ATGCAACAGATTATTCGATTTATAATAAGATATAAAATCTCCTTGCTTTATGTCTTGTTGTTAACAGTTGCCTTTACTCTGACCGTTCAATCACATTCCTATCATAAGTCAAGGTTTTTCAATTCTGCCAATAGTTTTACTGGAGGCATATATCAGACAACAAACAACTTCACCTCTTATTTTGGGCTAGGGACAGAAAACCAAAAACTATTGGAAGAGAATAAAAGGCTAAAGAGCATACTTTTTAACCTAAAAGTTCCTGAAACCATAGAGTTGGATACAAGTAAGACCACCTATGTGGTTACCTCAGCCAGGGTGATCAAAAACAGTTTTGCAAACCCCAGGAACTATATCACCATCAATAAGGGAAAGGCAGACGGACTGAAACAAGATATGGGGGTCATTACCTCAAATGGTATTTTGGGAATCATAGAAAGCACCTCGGAGCATTTTGCAATTGTTCAGAGTATCTTGAACACCAAATCGAATATCAACGCAAAAATCAAAAATACGGATCGTTTTGGCTCCCTGGTTTGGAACACAAAAAAGTTTAATGTCGTACAACTAGTGGACATTCCAAGATTAGTACCATTAAAGATTGGGGATACCATAGTTACTGGTGCAAGTTCCAGTATATTTCCAGAAAATATTCCCATAGGGACGATTAAATCTTTTGACCTAACGACCTCAAAAAGTTATTATAGTATAGATGTCGACTTGTTCAATGATATGACCAACATTAAAAACGTGTATATCATCAACAACATAGATAGACCTGAATTATTACAATTGGAATCTGAAATAGAAAATGGGCAGTAA
- a CDS encoding rod shape-determining protein gives MGFFDFLTEEIAIDLGTANTLIIHNDKVVVDSPSIVARDRITGKIIAVGKEANMMQGKTHENIKTIRPLKDGVIADFDASEKMINMFIKNIPALKKKWFPPALRMVICIPSGITEVEMRAVKESAERVNGKEVYLIHEPMAAAIGIGLDIMQPKGNMIVDIGGGTTEIAVIALGGIVCDKSVKIAGDVFTNDIIYYMRTQHNLYVGESTAENIKITIGSATEDLQTPPEDMSVQGRDLLTGKPKQVQVSYREIAKALDKSILRVEDAVMETLSQTPPELAADIYNTGIYLAGGGSMLRGLDKRLSQKTDLPVYIAEDPLRAVVRGTGIALKNLERYKSILIK, from the coding sequence ATGGGATTTTTTGATTTCTTGACCGAGGAGATAGCCATAGATTTAGGAACGGCGAACACCCTTATTATTCATAACGACAAAGTAGTCGTTGATAGTCCATCTATAGTAGCTAGAGATAGGATTACTGGTAAAATAATTGCAGTTGGGAAAGAAGCCAATATGATGCAAGGAAAGACCCATGAGAACATCAAAACCATACGCCCCTTGAAAGATGGGGTAATTGCAGATTTTGACGCTTCGGAAAAGATGATCAATATGTTCATCAAGAATATCCCTGCTTTAAAGAAAAAATGGTTTCCACCAGCGTTGCGTATGGTCATTTGTATTCCCTCAGGAATTACTGAGGTGGAGATGCGAGCTGTTAAGGAATCTGCTGAACGGGTAAATGGTAAGGAAGTTTATCTTATCCATGAACCTATGGCGGCAGCTATCGGTATCGGATTAGATATCATGCAGCCCAAGGGTAACATGATTGTGGATATAGGAGGTGGTACTACGGAAATTGCCGTTATCGCCCTGGGTGGTATTGTTTGTGACAAATCCGTAAAAATTGCGGGTGACGTATTCACCAATGATATCATTTATTACATGCGTACCCAGCACAACCTATATGTAGGGGAAAGCACCGCGGAAAATATAAAAATAACCATTGGATCCGCTACGGAAGACCTTCAGACCCCTCCAGAGGACATGTCGGTGCAAGGAAGAGATTTATTGACAGGAAAACCAAAGCAGGTACAAGTCTCGTATAGAGAGATAGCGAAAGCATTGGACAAGTCCATTTTAAGAGTAGAGGACGCTGTTATGGAGACCCTATCACAAACGCCACCAGAATTGGCCGCGGATATCTATAACACAGGGATATACTTGGCCGGTGGAGGTTCTATGTTAAGAGGATTGGACAAAAGATTGTCACAAAAAACAGATCTACCGGTTTACATTGCTGAAGATCCATTGAGGGCAGTAGTACGCGGAACTGGAATTGCCTTGAAAAACTTGGAACGATACAAAAGTATCTTGATCAAATAA
- a CDS encoding HYC_CC_PP family protein gives MKSIFQKVFSIAMALLLLVSTVSWTIGMHYCGKALVDIAFFEHAERCGMDPSSKKNSESAEWGANSCCAYELAVIVGQDDLTTSQVECSIVQYYLFSPSITDYTLFAGSDPKLADFDKYAPPVLVRNVQLLDQVFII, from the coding sequence ATGAAATCAATATTTCAAAAAGTTTTTTCTATTGCAATGGCTTTGCTTCTCTTGGTCTCCACGGTCTCATGGACTATTGGAATGCATTATTGCGGAAAAGCCTTGGTTGATATTGCCTTTTTTGAACATGCCGAAAGGTGTGGTATGGACCCGTCCTCCAAAAAAAATTCTGAAAGCGCAGAATGGGGTGCCAATTCTTGTTGTGCCTATGAACTTGCCGTAATTGTTGGTCAGGACGACTTAACAACGTCACAAGTCGAATGCTCCATAGTACAGTACTACCTTTTTAGTCCATCAATAACCGATTATACCTTATTTGCTGGTTCAGATCCTAAGTTGGCAGATTTCGATAAATATGCACCACCCGTGCTGGTTAGGAACGTACAGCTCCTTGATCAGGTCTTTATAATTTAA
- the rodA gene encoding rod shape-determining protein RodA gives MSGKSILKRIDWLTVLIYFLLVGIGWINIYSSTYSEEDKALLDFGTLYGKQLFFILISMFSIIVILGIEADFYERFSSIIYILSLVLLAGLFLFGKTIAGATSWYDLGFFNLQPSELAKVATALALAKYLCDIQTDIKRGKDQLYALLIILIPAALVIPQPDPGSALVFFALIFVLFREGLPLYYLSILLLVILVFISTLMFGTIWVGIILGIFIALFFLLKRKTFRIPVAPILIFFVVAIVFSLSVNFVFNNVFEQRHRDRFSLWLRLEKDPAKLEEIKKTIGYNTYQSEKAIESGGFFGKGFMEGTRTKGDFVPEQHTDYIFSTVGEEWGFLGTSVVVILFTVLFLRLVYLSERQKSSFSRMYGYGIISILLIHYFINIGMVIGVLPTIGIPLPFFSYGGSGLLFFTALLFIFLKLDSNRLNEWN, from the coding sequence GTGTCTGGTAAAAGCATCTTAAAACGTATAGACTGGTTAACCGTTTTAATTTACTTCTTGTTGGTGGGCATTGGGTGGATCAACATCTACTCCAGCACCTACTCAGAGGAAGACAAGGCTTTATTGGATTTTGGAACCTTATACGGAAAACAGCTATTTTTTATCTTGATAAGCATGTTTTCCATAATTGTAATACTTGGAATTGAGGCCGATTTTTATGAACGTTTTTCCAGTATTATTTACATTCTTTCCCTAGTACTTTTAGCTGGACTATTTCTTTTCGGGAAGACCATCGCAGGAGCCACTTCTTGGTATGATCTAGGTTTCTTTAATCTACAGCCCTCGGAATTGGCCAAAGTGGCCACAGCCTTGGCACTAGCTAAATATTTATGCGACATCCAGACCGATATTAAACGGGGAAAAGATCAATTATATGCCCTTTTGATCATTTTGATACCCGCGGCACTTGTTATACCGCAACCAGACCCTGGAAGTGCCTTGGTATTCTTCGCCTTAATTTTTGTACTATTCCGTGAGGGACTGCCTCTCTATTATTTAAGCATCCTCTTATTGGTTATCTTGGTCTTTATTTCCACCTTAATGTTCGGAACCATTTGGGTAGGTATCATATTGGGCATATTTATAGCCTTATTCTTTTTGTTGAAAAGGAAAACCTTTAGAATACCTGTAGCACCTATACTTATATTTTTTGTTGTTGCCATCGTATTTTCACTCTCTGTAAATTTCGTTTTCAATAACGTTTTCGAACAACGTCATAGGGACCGTTTTAGTCTTTGGCTGCGTCTGGAAAAAGATCCCGCCAAACTAGAAGAAATAAAAAAGACAATTGGATACAACACCTATCAATCGGAGAAAGCGATTGAATCTGGAGGCTTCTTTGGAAAGGGTTTTATGGAAGGCACCAGAACCAAAGGTGATTTTGTTCCAGAGCAACATACAGATTATATATTTAGCACCGTTGGGGAGGAATGGGGCTTTTTGGGAACCTCTGTGGTGGTCATCCTATTCACTGTGCTTTTTCTGCGGCTGGTATACCTCTCAGAACGGCAAAAGAGCAGTTTTAGCCGCATGTATGGCTATGGCATCATCTCTATACTCCTAATACATTATTTCATCAATATAGGCATGGTTATTGGCGTTTTACCAACTATAGGTATTCCTTTGCCATTTTTCAGCTATGGAGGATCTGGACTTTTATTTTTTACGGCCCTATTATTTATCTTTTTAAAACTCGATTCGAACAGGTTGAACGAGTGGAATTAA
- a CDS encoding GAF domain-containing protein, with product MLATLRPHISSILDNNTTDVDAKLQQICDLLKEEVTHYDWVGFYFKNGDKNELKLGPYAGTPTDHTIIPFGKGICGQVAVSNQNFVVPDVKAQDNYIACSITVKSEIVVPLFVNGENVGQIDIDSNTPDPFTPEDERFLEFVNEEVAKIL from the coding sequence ATGTTAGCTACTTTAAGACCACACATTTCATCTATACTAGACAATAACACTACAGATGTAGACGCCAAACTGCAACAAATCTGTGACCTTTTAAAAGAAGAAGTAACCCACTATGACTGGGTAGGATTTTATTTTAAAAATGGTGATAAGAATGAGTTAAAATTGGGCCCTTATGCCGGTACCCCTACTGACCATACCATTATCCCTTTCGGTAAAGGTATTTGTGGACAAGTGGCCGTTTCCAATCAAAATTTTGTGGTCCCGGATGTAAAGGCCCAGGACAACTATATTGCCTGCAGCATTACGGTAAAGTCTGAAATAGTGGTTCCCTTGTTCGTAAATGGGGAAAATGTGGGACAAATAGACATAGATTCCAACACTCCCGATCCATTTACCCCTGAGGACGAGCGGTTTTTGGAATTTGTAAATGAGGAAGTGGCCAAAATTCTTTAA
- the purH gene encoding bifunctional phosphoribosylaminoimidazolecarboxamide formyltransferase/IMP cyclohydrolase: MSTTKKATSALISVFHKNGLAPLVQKFNELGITIYSTGGTEKFIKELGIDVVPVEDVTSYPSILGGRVKTLHPKVFGGILNRQDHTGDQEQLKEFDIPQLDIVIVDLYPFEKTVASGASEQDIIEKIDIGGISLIRAAAKNFKDVLCVSSMDDYSEVLDLITEGKGSTTLEDRKRFAAKSFNVSSHYDTAIFNYFNKNHEEAVLKISEPNGQVLRYGENPHQKGFFFGDFDAMFNKVHGKELSYNNLLDVDAAVNLMNEFKNDAPTFAILKHNNACGLAMRDTLHQAYVDALAGDPVSAFGGVLISNKEIDKATAEEIHQLFCEVVIAPSYASDALEILKGKKNRIILIQNDVELPETMVRTCLNGVLVQGRDNITDAIEGLTYATDNKPSEGELEDLIFASKICKHTKSNTIVLAKGKQLFASGTGQTSRVDALNQAIHKAQSFNFDLQGAVMASDAFFPFPDCVEIAGNSGIKSVIQPGGSIKDQLSIDYCNENGIAMVMTGTRHFKH, from the coding sequence ATGAGCACCACAAAAAAAGCAACATCGGCCCTAATTTCTGTATTTCATAAAAATGGTCTAGCGCCATTAGTACAAAAATTCAATGAACTTGGAATCACTATTTACTCTACCGGAGGAACAGAAAAGTTCATCAAAGAATTAGGAATAGATGTGGTTCCCGTGGAGGATGTGACCAGTTATCCTTCCATATTGGGCGGTAGGGTTAAGACCTTGCACCCAAAAGTTTTTGGAGGGATATTAAACAGACAGGATCATACTGGTGACCAGGAACAACTAAAGGAATTTGATATTCCACAATTGGACATTGTCATTGTTGACCTATATCCTTTTGAAAAGACAGTTGCCAGTGGAGCATCGGAACAAGATATAATAGAAAAAATTGATATAGGGGGCATTTCTTTGATAAGGGCGGCTGCCAAAAACTTTAAGGATGTACTTTGTGTGTCCTCTATGGATGATTACAGTGAGGTCTTGGATTTGATCACAGAGGGCAAGGGAAGTACTACTTTGGAGGATCGCAAGAGATTTGCGGCCAAATCCTTTAACGTTTCCTCCCACTATGATACCGCCATCTTCAACTATTTTAATAAAAACCACGAAGAAGCAGTATTAAAAATTAGCGAGCCTAATGGACAGGTCCTGCGTTATGGAGAAAACCCACATCAGAAAGGGTTCTTCTTTGGAGATTTTGACGCCATGTTCAATAAGGTGCACGGCAAGGAACTTTCCTACAATAACCTTTTAGACGTAGATGCTGCGGTTAATCTAATGAACGAGTTCAAAAATGACGCCCCAACCTTTGCCATCCTAAAACATAACAATGCCTGTGGCCTTGCCATGAGGGACACCCTTCACCAAGCGTATGTGGATGCCCTGGCCGGGGATCCTGTTTCGGCCTTTGGCGGGGTATTGATCAGCAATAAGGAAATAGACAAAGCCACAGCAGAAGAAATACATCAGTTGTTCTGTGAAGTTGTAATTGCACCTTCCTATGCCTCTGATGCCCTTGAAATATTGAAAGGAAAAAAGAACAGGATCATTTTGATCCAAAACGATGTTGAACTACCTGAAACTATGGTACGCACCTGTTTAAATGGTGTTCTAGTGCAAGGAAGGGACAATATTACGGATGCGATTGAAGGTTTAACTTACGCCACTGACAATAAACCATCTGAAGGCGAGCTTGAAGATTTGATCTTTGCCTCAAAAATATGCAAGCACACCAAATCCAATACCATTGTCTTGGCAAAAGGGAAACAATTGTTCGCAAGTGGTACAGGACAGACCTCAAGGGTGGATGCTTTAAACCAAGCGATCCACAAAGCCCAGTCTTTCAATTTTGACCTTCAAGGTGCGGTTATGGCAAGTGATGCATTCTTCCCATTCCCCGATTGTGTTGAGATTGCTGGCAATAGTGGCATAAAAAGTGTGATTCAACCAGGAGGTTCCATCAAGGATCAATTGAGCATAGATTATTGTAATGAAAATGGAATTGCCATGGTAATGACAGGCACTCGCCATTTTAAACATTAA
- a CDS encoding TonB-dependent receptor has product MKYYLFILLFLPLISLSQEKVEGMVMEANEDNRHIGLSGANVYWLNSQIGTMTNEEGSFSIPYSKKYNQLVISYVGFKTDTLTVNGPKMLHHSLQPSNMLNEVVVEKKRDALQKTFFSAQNVVTVNSAELLKAACCNLSESFETNPSIDVNFTDALTGTKQIQMLGLTSPYLLITQENIPMVRGASQAFGLTFTPGTWVESIQITKGAGSVVNGYESISGQINTELVKPLTDSELFVNGYAALNGRYELNTHVNRKLTDKWSSGLYVHGNLRDANVDDNGDGFLDVPLANQINVMNRWQYQNPETGFISFLNVRFLNDEKQVGQTDFDPDRDKFTTNAWGGEIDTRRFDASIKLGYVFPELPFQSLGFQASYSMHKQESYYGFNQYDIDHHSLYSNAIFNSIIGSTQHHFKTGLTFALDTYDEIVNTEDYGRTDNSLGAFFEYSYDNLETLSLVAGLRVDTHNRLGTFVTPRLHVRYTPWENASLRGSFGKGRRAANIFAENQQLFGSSRQINIQNMGGEIYGLDPEVAWNYGVSFLQGFNLFNRKGNFTVDYYRTDFDNQIVVDWENPQEISFYNLEGSSYANSFQVELDYEVVKNVEIRAAYKNYDVQTDYNSGSFQKPLQAKNRFFANIGYVTLPKENGAQWRFDYTLHAIGEQRLPNTTSNPSEYRLEATAAPYSLMNGQVTKVFSKHFEMYVGGENLTNFMQDKAVLGADDPFGPYFDTSIVYAPIMGSMYYTGFRYKL; this is encoded by the coding sequence ATGAAATACTATTTATTTATTTTATTGTTCTTGCCATTGATTTCGCTTTCCCAAGAAAAAGTGGAAGGTATGGTGATGGAGGCCAATGAAGATAACAGGCATATCGGTCTATCTGGGGCCAATGTCTATTGGTTGAACTCCCAAATTGGCACCATGACCAATGAGGAGGGTTCTTTTTCCATTCCCTACTCAAAAAAGTATAACCAATTGGTGATTAGTTATGTTGGTTTTAAAACCGATACTCTCACCGTCAACGGCCCAAAAATGCTGCATCACTCCCTGCAACCTTCAAATATGTTGAATGAGGTGGTGGTTGAGAAAAAGAGGGATGCCCTGCAAAAAACATTCTTTAGCGCACAAAATGTGGTTACCGTCAACAGTGCAGAACTTCTTAAGGCGGCATGTTGTAACCTTTCAGAAAGCTTTGAGACCAACCCGTCTATAGATGTAAATTTCACAGATGCTCTTACGGGGACCAAACAGATTCAGATGCTGGGTTTGACCAGTCCTTACTTACTCATTACGCAAGAGAATATACCCATGGTTCGAGGGGCATCCCAAGCATTTGGATTGACATTTACTCCGGGAACATGGGTGGAGAGTATTCAGATTACAAAAGGTGCGGGAAGTGTTGTCAATGGATACGAAAGTATATCCGGACAGATCAATACGGAATTAGTTAAGCCCCTTACGGATAGCGAGCTGTTTGTGAACGGATATGCCGCATTAAATGGCAGATATGAGCTCAACACCCATGTCAATAGAAAACTGACCGACAAATGGAGTTCAGGGCTTTATGTACATGGTAACTTGCGTGATGCTAACGTGGATGATAATGGAGATGGATTTTTGGATGTGCCTCTGGCGAACCAGATCAATGTGATGAACCGCTGGCAGTACCAAAATCCTGAAACGGGCTTTATCAGTTTTTTGAATGTTCGTTTTTTGAATGATGAGAAGCAGGTAGGGCAGACCGACTTTGATCCAGACCGTGATAAATTCACTACCAATGCATGGGGTGGGGAAATAGATACGCGTCGCTTTGATGCTTCCATTAAGTTAGGATATGTCTTTCCAGAACTACCGTTCCAAAGTTTGGGGTTTCAGGCTTCGTACAGCATGCACAAGCAGGAATCCTATTACGGATTCAACCAATACGATATTGACCATCACAGTCTTTATTCCAACGCGATCTTCAATTCAATCATAGGGAGTACACAACACCACTTTAAAACCGGGCTCACCTTTGCCTTGGATACCTATGATGAAATTGTAAATACTGAAGATTACGGGCGCACGGACAATTCTTTGGGTGCTTTTTTTGAGTACAGCTATGATAATCTGGAGACTTTGAGTTTGGTTGCTGGGCTACGCGTGGATACACACAATCGGCTGGGTACTTTTGTGACACCAAGATTACATGTGCGCTATACCCCATGGGAAAATGCCAGTTTAAGAGGGTCTTTCGGGAAAGGGAGAAGAGCAGCTAATATTTTTGCCGAAAACCAACAGCTTTTTGGTTCCTCAAGACAGATCAATATTCAAAACATGGGGGGTGAAATCTACGGATTGGATCCCGAAGTGGCCTGGAACTATGGTGTGAGCTTTTTACAGGGCTTTAATCTTTTCAATAGGAAAGGGAATTTCACGGTAGACTATTATCGCACAGACTTTGATAACCAAATCGTGGTAGATTGGGAGAATCCTCAGGAAATATCGTTCTATAATTTAGAAGGGAGCAGTTATGCGAACAGCTTTCAGGTAGAACTGGATTATGAGGTAGTAAAAAATGTGGAAATCCGTGCAGCGTACAAAAATTATGACGTGCAGACCGATTATAATTCGGGTAGCTTTCAAAAGCCCCTGCAGGCTAAAAACAGATTTTTTGCCAACATAGGATATGTGACCTTGCCCAAAGAAAATGGGGCGCAATGGCGTTTTGATTATACATTGCATGCCATTGGCGAACAACGCTTGCCCAACACTACTTCCAACCCATCGGAATATCGATTAGAGGCGACTGCTGCACCATACAGTTTAATGAATGGGCAAGTCACCAAGGTGTTTTCCAAACATTTCGAAATGTATGTAGGTGGGGAGAATTTGACTAATTTTATGCAGGATAAGGCGGTTTTGGGGGCAGATGACCCTTTTGGCCCTTATTTTGATACGAGTATTGTGTATGCGCCTATTATGGGCAGCATGTATTATACGGGATTTAGATATAAATTATAA
- a CDS encoding DNA/RNA non-specific endonuclease: MKKRNIYTLLTLLFIVAFWLFDNFYETKTYEDDYDSGNMGKNVKLLFPTSTTGVIIDHNYYSLSYSEPFEQAEWVAYELKKEYITYDDRKRPYFIEDPRVRTKSADWKNYRGSGYDRGHLCPAGDMRFSEAAYNQTFYTSNISPQENAFNGGIWNRLEQKVRYWTKTYDSVFVVTGGVLEEGLQEIGEEDVAVPKLFYKIIAKGNIDNLEVLGFLMPHKDSALPLEKFLVPVDSLETLTGIDFFEKLPNDREERLEKEVHIKGWKF; the protein is encoded by the coding sequence ATGAAAAAACGAAATATTTATACTCTTTTGACCTTACTTTTTATTGTAGCTTTTTGGCTTTTTGATAATTTTTATGAGACAAAAACATACGAGGACGATTATGATAGTGGAAACATGGGTAAAAATGTAAAATTGCTTTTTCCAACTTCCACCACAGGTGTCATCATAGACCATAATTACTATTCCCTGTCTTATAGCGAGCCATTTGAGCAGGCGGAGTGGGTGGCCTATGAGCTGAAGAAAGAATACATTACCTATGATGATAGGAAACGACCTTATTTTATAGAGGATCCAAGGGTGCGCACTAAATCTGCGGATTGGAAAAATTATAGGGGATCGGGCTACGATAGAGGTCATTTATGCCCTGCAGGAGATATGCGATTTTCAGAAGCGGCCTATAATCAAACCTTTTATACCAGTAATATAAGTCCACAGGAGAACGCTTTCAATGGCGGGATTTGGAATAGATTGGAACAAAAAGTGAGGTATTGGACCAAAACTTATGATAGTGTGTTTGTAGTAACAGGAGGGGTATTGGAAGAAGGACTACAGGAAATAGGGGAGGAGGATGTTGCGGTTCCCAAGTTATTCTATAAAATTATTGCTAAAGGTAATATAGACAATCTAGAGGTTTTGGGATTTCTTATGCCACATAAAGATAGTGCCCTTCCTTTGGAAAAGTTTTTGGTGCCCGTGGATAGTTTGGAAACGCTAACGGGAATTGATTTTTTTGAAAAGCTCCCCAATGATAGGGAAGAACGTTTGGAGAAAGAGGTACATATTAAAGGGTGGAAATTTTAA